Proteins from one Sarcophilus harrisii chromosome 2, mSarHar1.11, whole genome shotgun sequence genomic window:
- the FFAR4 gene encoding free fatty acid receptor 4, translated as MLPLLESPAGSGTARGAPPAALPRGPHGVNRTFFPFFSEFKGDQRLALSVVETAALALIFTASLVGNVCAIQLLARQRRRGTTACLVLNLFGADLLFITAIPPVLAVRWTQEWLLGDLACHLLVYVMSLSGSVTILSLAAVSLERLVRIVRMQHSAQGPGPRVRAALLAFIWLYAALSSLPLGIFFSVRRQPLGGRSQEVQICTLVWPSIQGEICWDVLFAILNFFVPGLVIVISYSKILQITKASRKRLNVNLAYSEDRHIRVSQQDYKLFRTLLVLMVSFFIMWSPIIITVFLILIQNFQQDLVIWPSLFFWIVVFTFANSAVNPILYSASHFQKEWWRVLFSCSVLPEKNNMATDTSVRRNDLSVVTG; from the exons ATGCTGCCGCTCCTGGAGAGCCCCGCGGGGTCCGGGACGGCCAGGGGGGCACCGCCCGCTGCCCTGCCGCGGGGCCCGCACGGGGTTAACCgcaccttcttccctttcttctcggAGTTCAAGGGGGACCAGCGACTGGCCCTGAGCGTCGTGGAGACGGCCGCGCTGGCCCTGATCTTCACGGCGTCCCTGGTGGGCAATGTGTGCGCTATCCAGCTGCTGGCGCGCCAGCGGCGCCGGGGCACCACCGCCTGCCTGGTGCTCAACCTCTTCGGCGCCGACCTGCTCTTCATCACGGCCATCCCGCCGGTGCTGGCCGTGCGCTGGACCCAGGAGTGGCTGCTGGGCGACCTCGCCTGCCACCTGCTCGTCTACGTGATGAGCCTGAGCGGCAGCGTCACCATCCTGTCTCTGGCCGCCGTGAGCCTGGAGCGCCTGGTGCGCATCGTGCGCATGCAGCACAGCGCGCAGGGCCCGGGGCCCCGCGTCCGCGCCGCGCTGCTGGCCTTCATCTGGCTCTACGCGGCCCTGTCCTCGCTGCCGCTCGGCATCTTCTTCAGCGTGCGCCGCCAGCCGCTCGGCGGCCGCAGCCAG GAAGTTCAGATTTGTACATTGGTCTGGCCCAGCATCCAAGGAGAAATCTGTTGGGATGTGTTGTTTGCGATTTTGAACTTCTTTGTGCCGGGATTGGTTATTGTGATAAGTTACTCCAAAATCTTACAG ATTACAAAAGCTTCCAGAAAAAGGTTGAACGTCAACCTGGCCTATTCGGAAGACCGCCACATCCGGGTCTCCCAACAAGATTACAAACTGTTCCGGACTCTCCTTGTGCTCATGGtctcatttttcatcatgtggAGCCCCATCATCATCACTGTTTTCTTGATCTTGATCCAGAACTTCCAGCAGGACCTGGTGATATGGCCATCCCTGTTCTTCTGGATCGTAGTGTTTACATTTGCCAACTCGGCGGTCAACCCCATTCTGTACAGCGCCTCCCACTTTCAGAAGGAATGGTGGAGGGTCCTTTTCTCCTGCTCCGTGCTGCCTGAGAAGAACAACATGGCTACGGACACTTCAGTGAGAAGAAATGACTTGTCTGTGGTTACAGGCTGA